In the Caenorhabditis elegans chromosome X genome, one interval contains:
- the C07B5.2 gene encoding PRESAN domain-containing protein (Confirmed by transcript evidence): MNYKVSEEFNILDTDELNEVLIHLEKIELDAIKILKIIRNPIYQIHIYCNCWDTLVDIQFQIRDFRFMLSKNTGVFNREKYKAFLDHVHLSLEHCNKAAENPYPNCRLKNADQSHL, translated from the exons ATGAATTATAAGGTTTCTGaagaatttaatattttagacACGGATGAACTAAACGAAGTTTTG attcatctggaaaaaatcgagttgGACGCTatcaaaattcttaaaataatcAGAAACCCTATA TATCAAATTCACATTTACTGTAATTGCTGGGATACATTGGTTGATATACAATTTCAAATACGAGACTTTCGTTTTATGCTGAGTAAGAACACGGGGGTTTTCAATAGAGAG aagtataAAGCATTTTTGGACCATGTTCATTTATCACTGGAACACTGTAACAAGGCAGCAGAAAATCCGTATCCAAACTGCAGATTGAAGAATGCTGACCAATCGCATTTATGA
- the C07B5.8 gene encoding uncharacterized protein (Confirmed by transcript evidence), translating into MRESQSSVVIIRRYEAKKDYDEEDEELVYWYYEN; encoded by the coding sequence ATGCGAGAATCCCAGTCATCCGTTGTTATCATTCGTCGATATGAGGCCAAAAAAGATTACGACGAAGAAGATGAGGAACTAGTTTACTGGTATTATGAAAACTGA
- the rtkn-1 gene encoding PH domain-containing protein (Confirmed by transcript evidence), whose amino-acid sequence MLPGDGLGLSPTSSRANVGLSQISLPLAWKPKETRTFSMFLVIQSKTRVIDTKIISHVDKNMTDVIIPDSFVFDNEPEDFNVDILIYAARTDYGLENNTGGSLKSRITRSIGRKFGSSVKSQVSTPEMLKSPRLDQTISGAHYNLLAKATLSIADACEEATIHNLRMSAFADLSGPPLYGHIICRLAIQPHSVLRPILEGVLSVQHVEEGVELENTAARLQAGNLHFYSIGDIANSSKNTVLIIPLSSRSRIVPTPSARTFLLRTDESKEVPASSVYIVTNSDRDYEIWRRAIEIQIYDIGIWGRFATKISSLLTQKREDPIRETLSRGTGSNLYETISIKGSISKAFGGLSLVPCDGQPHPNGAATAPVKRPQVKQRAKVIDFFQAQSPKPSRKSIIHEPSSNYVIQLNIGEDVMENEYNSYSPLYRMSPRPPSSYRHHSDDQYKDGKKSWSKSIGSLINRNASHVTRL is encoded by the exons atgctTCCTGGTGATGGATTggg attatctCCAACTTCGAGTCGTGCCAATGTTGGATTGTCTCAAATCTCTCTGCCATTAGCGTGGAAACCAAAAG AAACTCGAACATTCTCCATGTTTCTGGTGATACAAAGTAAAACCAGAGTTATAGACACAAAAATCATTTCTCATGTTGATAAGAATATGACTGATGTCATTATTCCGGACTCTTTTGTATT TGATAATGAGCCCGAAGACTTCAACGTCGATATTTTGATTTATGCAGCACGAACTGATTACGGACTTGAGAATAATACCGGCGGAAGTTTGAAAAGTCGAATTACGCGATCAATTGGAAGAAAGTTTGGATCGAGTGTG aaatcacaAGTCTCAACTcctgaaatgttgaaaagcCCACGGCTTGATCAAACCATTTCTGGAGCACACTATAATTTACTGGCAAAAGCAACACTCTCTATTGCAGATGCATGTGAAGAGGCAACTATTCATAATCTTAGAATGAGTGCATTTG CGGATTTATCCGGACCCCCATTGTATGGTCACATTATCTGCCGTCTGGCAATTCAGCCGCATTCAGTCCTTCGACCAATTTTAGAAGGCGTTTTGTCAGTGCAACATGTTGAAGAAGGAGTCGAATTGGAAAATACGGCAGCCCGTCTTCAAGCTggaaatcttcatttttattctaTTGGAGACATTGCAAATAGTTCGAAAAATACTGTTCTAATAATTCCGCTGAGCAGC AGAAGCCGTATTGTACCCACACCATCTGCAAGAACGTTCCTACTTCGTACCGACGAGTCCAAAGAGGTGCCGGCTTCATCAGTGTACATTGTGACAAATAGTGATAGAGATTACGAGATTTGGAGAAGAGCCattgaaattcagatttaTGATATTGGAATATGGGGTAGATTTGCAACCAAGATATCTTCTCTTCTCACGCAGAAGAGAGAGGATCCTATCAGAGAAACTCTGAGCCGAGGAACTGGTAGCAATCTTTATGAAACGATTTCCATTAAAG gATCCATATCCAAAGCTTTTGGAGGCCTCTCGCTTGTCCCTTGCGATGGACAACCTCATCCAAATGGAGCTGCAACAGCTCCTGTCAAACGGCCGCAAGTCAAACAACGCGCAAAAGTTATAGACTTTTTCCAA GCTCAAAGTCCCAAACCATCACGTAAGAGTATTATTCATGAACCGTCTTCAAATTATGTTATCCAATTGAATATTGGAGAAGATGTTATGGAAAATGAATACAATTCCTATTCTCCGCTGT ATCGCATGTCACCACGACCTCCCTCCAGCTATAGACATCATTCAGATGATCAATACAAG gacGGGAAGAAGAGTTGGTCTAAATCCATCGGTTCGCTGATCAACCGTAATGCATCGCATGTCACCCGACTTTAA
- the C07B5.6 gene encoding FLYWCH-type domain-containing protein (Confirmed by transcript evidence), giving the protein MFYQKFKNESNGASTSSHSHLPTLPESAENDVSHSEGLEFGEMNSAEYTSSSYISFGEPVFTTNILVNQPNCIDQSVMEASQNFNTFNYPVFKKYGYYIDGVYYTMVKKGSTRQRVKCLYRRGIPRLETIKEEPEKEDHHNADKRDQTNLKNDTKV; this is encoded by the exons ATGTtttatcaaaagtttaaaaacgaATCAAATGGAGCTTCAACCTCATCACACTCCCATCTTCCGACTCTTCCTGAGAGTGCAGAGAATGATGTTTCTCACTCAGAAGGTTTGGAATTTGGAGAGATGAACTCTGCTGAGTACACAAGTTCTAGTTATATTTCGTTTGGTGAACCCGTGTTTACAACAAACATTCTTGTCAATCAGCCTAATTGCATTGACCAATCGGTAATGGAAGCATCTCAAAATt TTAACACTTTCAATTACCctgtgtttaaaaaatacggATATTATATCGACGGCGTTTATTACACAATGGTAAAAAAAGGATCAACGCGACAACGAGTAAAATGTTTG taTCGCCGAGGAATTCCACGTTTGGAAACAATTAAAGAAGAGCCAGAAAAAGAAGATCATCATAATGCCGATAAAAGAGATcaaacaaatctgaaaaatgacacaaaagTTTAA
- the rtkn-1 gene encoding PH domain-containing protein (Confirmed by transcript evidence): MLPGDGLGLSPTSSRANVGLSQISLPLAWKPKETRTFSMFLVIQSKTRVIDTKIISHVDKNMTDVIIPDSFVFDNEPEDFNVDILIYAARTDYGLENNTGGSLKSRITRSIGRKFGSSVKSQVSTPEMLKSPRLDQTISGAHYNLLAKATLSIADACEEATIHNLRMSAFADLSGPPLYGHIICRLAIQPHSVLRPILEGVLSVQHVEEGVELENTAARLQAGNLHFYSIGDIANSSKNTVLIIPLSSRSRIVPTPSARTFLLRTDESKEVPASSVYIVTNSDRDYEIWRRAIEIQIYDIGIWGRFATKISSLLTQKREDPIRETLSRGTGSNLYETISIKGKCLACSTELVSGLCAWWKKSASGSSHHPTQGYLIDQRHASSGYFNG, from the exons atgctTCCTGGTGATGGATTggg attatctCCAACTTCGAGTCGTGCCAATGTTGGATTGTCTCAAATCTCTCTGCCATTAGCGTGGAAACCAAAAG AAACTCGAACATTCTCCATGTTTCTGGTGATACAAAGTAAAACCAGAGTTATAGACACAAAAATCATTTCTCATGTTGATAAGAATATGACTGATGTCATTATTCCGGACTCTTTTGTATT TGATAATGAGCCCGAAGACTTCAACGTCGATATTTTGATTTATGCAGCACGAACTGATTACGGACTTGAGAATAATACCGGCGGAAGTTTGAAAAGTCGAATTACGCGATCAATTGGAAGAAAGTTTGGATCGAGTGTG aaatcacaAGTCTCAACTcctgaaatgttgaaaagcCCACGGCTTGATCAAACCATTTCTGGAGCACACTATAATTTACTGGCAAAAGCAACACTCTCTATTGCAGATGCATGTGAAGAGGCAACTATTCATAATCTTAGAATGAGTGCATTTG CGGATTTATCCGGACCCCCATTGTATGGTCACATTATCTGCCGTCTGGCAATTCAGCCGCATTCAGTCCTTCGACCAATTTTAGAAGGCGTTTTGTCAGTGCAACATGTTGAAGAAGGAGTCGAATTGGAAAATACGGCAGCCCGTCTTCAAGCTggaaatcttcatttttattctaTTGGAGACATTGCAAATAGTTCGAAAAATACTGTTCTAATAATTCCGCTGAGCAGC AGAAGCCGTATTGTACCCACACCATCTGCAAGAACGTTCCTACTTCGTACCGACGAGTCCAAAGAGGTGCCGGCTTCATCAGTGTACATTGTGACAAATAGTGATAGAGATTACGAGATTTGGAGAAGAGCCattgaaattcagatttaTGATATTGGAATATGGGGTAGATTTGCAACCAAGATATCTTCTCTTCTCACGCAGAAGAGAGAGGATCCTATCAGAGAAACTCTGAGCCGAGGAACTGGTAGCAATCTTTATGAAACGATTTCCATTAAAGGTAAATGCTTGGCATGCTCAACAGAATTAGTATCAGGGTTATGCGCCTGGTGGAAAAAATCTGCTTCCGGTTCCAGTCATCATCCGACCCAAGGTTATTTGATCGATCAGCGACATGCGAGTTCGGGCTATTTTAACGGCTAA
- the nuc-1 gene encoding Deoxyribonuclease-2 (Confirmed by transcript evidence), whose protein sequence is MGLSPAAVLIFLLLGVSQTYAAFSCKDQSGNDVDWFAVYKMPIEKDDGSVTGLAGGVAWYYVDVNKKGTLTPSAKTLDDNDQAIAYTLQQYYDKQNDKTIFHVMYNDEPWGSKSTSGIKLEEILSNRVYSNYTHEDDSTSTAFGHTKGTIFFDGTSGVWLVHSVPLFPNPTKYEYPVSGHDYGQTMLCMTFKYAQLKSIGTQLFFNRPNIYSSNLPTNMAADNADLAKAIAGQYQKGQPFQSVIELETMAGYSFTNFAKSKEFNADLYDTLVAPTLKTDLVVETWRRGSEIPLDCKLTYHANDALSIHVGSTTAFSYTKDHSKMAHSADMTKPWVCIGDINRMTSQYVRGGGTTCISSSFLWKAYSVIATQNNCA, encoded by the exons ATGGGCTTGTCTCCTGCCGCTGTGCTGATTTTTCTCTTATTAGGAGTTTCCCAAACATATGCAGCATTCTCCTGCAAGGATCAGTCGGGAAACGATGTTGACTg GTTCGCAGTGTACAAAATGCCAATCGAAAAAGATGATGGATCAGTGACAGGATTGGCAGGTGGAGTTGCATGGTACTACGTGGATGTGAATAAAAAGGGAACTTTGACTCCTTCTGCTAAAACTCTCGACGACAACGACCAa gcaATTGCATACACACTCCAACAATACTATGACAAGCAGAATGACAAGACCATCTTCCACGTGATGTACAATGATGAG CCATGGGGATCAAAGTCGACAAGTGGAATTAAATTGGAAGAGATTCTGAGCAACAGAGTTTATAGCAACTATACTCATGAAGATGACAGTACTTCAACCGCATTCGGACATACTAAGGGAACCATTTTCTTTGATGGAACTTCTGGAGTCTGGTTGGTGCACAGTGTGCCATTGTTCCCAAATCCCACGAAATACGAGTATCCAGTCAGTGGACACGACTATGGACAGACAATGCTTTGCATGACATTTAAGTACGCTCAATTGAAGTCTATTGGAACTCAACTTTTCTTCAATCGACCAAATATATATTCTTCGAATCTTCCAACGAACATGGCTGCTGACAATGCAGATTTGGCTAAAGCAATCGCTGGACAATACCAAAAAGGACAGCCATTCCAAAGCGTTATTGAGTTGGAGACTATGGCTGGATATTCGTTTACTAATTTTGCCAAGTCGAAGGAATTCAATGCAG ATCTATACGATACTCTTGTGGCTCCAACACTGAAAACAGATTTGGTCGTTGAAACATGGAGACGTGGAAGTGAGATCCCACTTGACTGCAAACTAACCTACCACGCCAATGATGCTCTGTCAATTCAC GTTGGTAGTACAACCGCGTTCTCATACACCAAAGACCACTCGAAAATGGCTCACTCAGCTGATATGACAAAGCCGTGGGTGTGCATCGGAGATATCAACCGAATG ACATCTCAATATGTACGCGGAGGAGGTACTACTTGTATCAGCAGCTCGTTCCTTTGGAAAGCCTACAGTGTAATTGCAACCCAAAATAATTGTGCATAA
- the rtkn-1 gene encoding PH domain-containing protein (Confirmed by transcript evidence), producing MSDGVVVCEVRNSKKKSCQQYHLLYEDKIQIVKELNNILPLEEEEMLPGDGLGLSPTSSRANVGLSQISLPLAWKPKETRTFSMFLVIQSKTRVIDTKIISHVDKNMTDVIIPDSFVFDNEPEDFNVDILIYAARTDYGLENNTGGSLKSRITRSIGRKFGSSVKSQVSTPEMLKSPRLDQTISGAHYNLLAKATLSIADACEEATIHNLRMSAFADLSGPPLYGHIICRLAIQPHSVLRPILEGVLSVQHVEEGVELENTAARLQAGNLHFYSIGDIANSSKNTVLIIPLSSRSRIVPTPSARTFLLRTDESKEVPASSVYIVTNSDRDYEIWRRAIEIQIYDIGIWGRFATKISSLLTQKREDPIRETLSRGTGSNLYETISIKGKCLACSTELVSGLCAWWKKSASGSSHHPTQGYLIDQRHASSGYFNG from the exons ATGAGCGACGGCGTCGTCGTGTGCGAAGTTCGCAATTCA AAAAAGAAATCTTGTCAGCAATACCACCTGCTCTATGAAGATAAAATACAAATTGTGAAAGAGTTGAACAATATTCTACCgttggaagaagaagaaatgctTCCTGGTGATGGATTggg attatctCCAACTTCGAGTCGTGCCAATGTTGGATTGTCTCAAATCTCTCTGCCATTAGCGTGGAAACCAAAAG AAACTCGAACATTCTCCATGTTTCTGGTGATACAAAGTAAAACCAGAGTTATAGACACAAAAATCATTTCTCATGTTGATAAGAATATGACTGATGTCATTATTCCGGACTCTTTTGTATT TGATAATGAGCCCGAAGACTTCAACGTCGATATTTTGATTTATGCAGCACGAACTGATTACGGACTTGAGAATAATACCGGCGGAAGTTTGAAAAGTCGAATTACGCGATCAATTGGAAGAAAGTTTGGATCGAGTGTG aaatcacaAGTCTCAACTcctgaaatgttgaaaagcCCACGGCTTGATCAAACCATTTCTGGAGCACACTATAATTTACTGGCAAAAGCAACACTCTCTATTGCAGATGCATGTGAAGAGGCAACTATTCATAATCTTAGAATGAGTGCATTTG CGGATTTATCCGGACCCCCATTGTATGGTCACATTATCTGCCGTCTGGCAATTCAGCCGCATTCAGTCCTTCGACCAATTTTAGAAGGCGTTTTGTCAGTGCAACATGTTGAAGAAGGAGTCGAATTGGAAAATACGGCAGCCCGTCTTCAAGCTggaaatcttcatttttattctaTTGGAGACATTGCAAATAGTTCGAAAAATACTGTTCTAATAATTCCGCTGAGCAGC AGAAGCCGTATTGTACCCACACCATCTGCAAGAACGTTCCTACTTCGTACCGACGAGTCCAAAGAGGTGCCGGCTTCATCAGTGTACATTGTGACAAATAGTGATAGAGATTACGAGATTTGGAGAAGAGCCattgaaattcagatttaTGATATTGGAATATGGGGTAGATTTGCAACCAAGATATCTTCTCTTCTCACGCAGAAGAGAGAGGATCCTATCAGAGAAACTCTGAGCCGAGGAACTGGTAGCAATCTTTATGAAACGATTTCCATTAAAGGTAAATGCTTGGCATGCTCAACAGAATTAGTATCAGGGTTATGCGCCTGGTGGAAAAAATCTGCTTCCGGTTCCAGTCATCATCCGACCCAAGGTTATTTGATCGATCAGCGACATGCGAGTTCGGGCTATTTTAACGGCTAA
- the nssp-86 gene encoding neuronal small secreted protein (Confirmed by transcript evidence;~Product from WormBase gene class nssp) produces the protein MISFIKATILVGLVAFLACQNSQVGAASSLMPNVCNAGEETAMPCVCCKKACWFGIAEMTTAYFGHMPGERSDAEAKFTLAMMNQCFKLECNETCATAH, from the exons ATGATCTCGTTCATCAAAGCAACTATTCTCGTTGGGCTTGTGGCCTTTCTGGCTTGCCAAAACTCGCAAG tgggAGCTGCATCATCCCTAATGCCAAACGTGTGTAACGCAGGGGAGGAAACTGCAATGCCGTGCGTATGCTGCAAGAAGGCATGCTGGTTTGGAATAGCCGAG ATGACAACGGCTTACTTTGGTCACATGCCTGGAGAGAGAAGCGATGCAGAGGCAAAATTCACATTGGCCATGATGAATCAATGCTTTAAATTGGAATGTAACGAAACCTGTGCAACTGCCCATTGA
- the rtkn-1 gene encoding PH domain-containing protein (Confirmed by transcript evidence): protein MSDGVVVCEVRNSKKKSCQQYHLLYEDKIQIVKELNNILPLEEEEMLPGDGLGLSPTSSRANVGLSQISLPLAWKPKETRTFSMFLVIQSKTRVIDTKIISHVDKNMTDVIIPDSFVFDNEPEDFNVDILIYAARTDYGLENNTGGSLKSRITRSIGRKFGSSVKSQVSTPEMLKSPRLDQTISGAHYNLLAKATLSIADACEEATIHNLRMSAFADLSGPPLYGHIICRLAIQPHSVLRPILEGVLSVQHVEEGVELENTAARLQAGNLHFYSIGDIANSSKNTVLIIPLSSRSRIVPTPSARTFLLRTDESKEVPASSVYIVTNSDRDYEIWRRAIEIQIYDIGIWGRFATKISSLLTQKREDPIRETLSRGTGSNLYETISIKGSISKAFGGLSLVPCDGQPHPNGAATAPVKRPQVKQRAKVIDFFQAQSPKPSRKSIIHEPSSNYVIQLNIGEDVMENEYNSYSPLYRMSPRPPSSYRHHSDDQYKDGKKSWSKSIGSLINRNASHVTRL from the exons ATGAGCGACGGCGTCGTCGTGTGCGAAGTTCGCAATTCA AAAAAGAAATCTTGTCAGCAATACCACCTGCTCTATGAAGATAAAATACAAATTGTGAAAGAGTTGAACAATATTCTACCgttggaagaagaagaaatgctTCCTGGTGATGGATTggg attatctCCAACTTCGAGTCGTGCCAATGTTGGATTGTCTCAAATCTCTCTGCCATTAGCGTGGAAACCAAAAG AAACTCGAACATTCTCCATGTTTCTGGTGATACAAAGTAAAACCAGAGTTATAGACACAAAAATCATTTCTCATGTTGATAAGAATATGACTGATGTCATTATTCCGGACTCTTTTGTATT TGATAATGAGCCCGAAGACTTCAACGTCGATATTTTGATTTATGCAGCACGAACTGATTACGGACTTGAGAATAATACCGGCGGAAGTTTGAAAAGTCGAATTACGCGATCAATTGGAAGAAAGTTTGGATCGAGTGTG aaatcacaAGTCTCAACTcctgaaatgttgaaaagcCCACGGCTTGATCAAACCATTTCTGGAGCACACTATAATTTACTGGCAAAAGCAACACTCTCTATTGCAGATGCATGTGAAGAGGCAACTATTCATAATCTTAGAATGAGTGCATTTG CGGATTTATCCGGACCCCCATTGTATGGTCACATTATCTGCCGTCTGGCAATTCAGCCGCATTCAGTCCTTCGACCAATTTTAGAAGGCGTTTTGTCAGTGCAACATGTTGAAGAAGGAGTCGAATTGGAAAATACGGCAGCCCGTCTTCAAGCTggaaatcttcatttttattctaTTGGAGACATTGCAAATAGTTCGAAAAATACTGTTCTAATAATTCCGCTGAGCAGC AGAAGCCGTATTGTACCCACACCATCTGCAAGAACGTTCCTACTTCGTACCGACGAGTCCAAAGAGGTGCCGGCTTCATCAGTGTACATTGTGACAAATAGTGATAGAGATTACGAGATTTGGAGAAGAGCCattgaaattcagatttaTGATATTGGAATATGGGGTAGATTTGCAACCAAGATATCTTCTCTTCTCACGCAGAAGAGAGAGGATCCTATCAGAGAAACTCTGAGCCGAGGAACTGGTAGCAATCTTTATGAAACGATTTCCATTAAAG gATCCATATCCAAAGCTTTTGGAGGCCTCTCGCTTGTCCCTTGCGATGGACAACCTCATCCAAATGGAGCTGCAACAGCTCCTGTCAAACGGCCGCAAGTCAAACAACGCGCAAAAGTTATAGACTTTTTCCAA GCTCAAAGTCCCAAACCATCACGTAAGAGTATTATTCATGAACCGTCTTCAAATTATGTTATCCAATTGAATATTGGAGAAGATGTTATGGAAAATGAATACAATTCCTATTCTCCGCTGT ATCGCATGTCACCACGACCTCCCTCCAGCTATAGACATCATTCAGATGATCAATACAAG gacGGGAAGAAGAGTTGGTCTAAATCCATCGGTTCGCTGATCAACCGTAATGCATCGCATGTCACCCGACTTTAA